One window from the genome of Gemmatimonadales bacterium encodes:
- a CDS encoding fatty acid desaturase — protein sequence MNNPSVAAILARYKGPSLPRSLWQLASTATLVVATWVLMYFSLRVSYWLTLGLAVPSAFFLIRLFIIQHDCGHGAFFKSPRVADAVGSVIGVLTLTPYHYWKKTHAIHHATSGNLEHRGFGDIATLTVDEYLSRPWWGRLGYRLYRNPMVLFVVGPAFHFIVKHRIPTIVPRAWKRERFSIVWTDVVLAGFVALMALTVGLKAFLMVQLPLTLITCSLGVWLFYVQHQFEPTYWEHDEHWDYDRAALQGSSYYELPPVLRWLTGNIGIHHIHHLNARIPNYRLPVVLREHPELADVNRLTLWQSIKCVPLALWDEQERKLVGFRRARALRRQHAA from the coding sequence ATGAACAACCCGTCCGTCGCCGCGATCCTGGCCCGGTACAAGGGGCCCAGCCTGCCGCGCAGCCTCTGGCAGCTGGCCAGCACGGCCACGCTGGTGGTGGCGACGTGGGTGCTCATGTACTTCAGCCTTCGAGTGTCGTACTGGCTCACGCTGGGGCTCGCGGTGCCGTCGGCGTTCTTCCTGATCCGGCTGTTCATCATCCAGCATGACTGCGGGCACGGGGCGTTCTTCAAGTCACCGAGGGTCGCGGACGCGGTAGGCTCCGTCATCGGCGTCCTGACGCTCACGCCGTATCACTATTGGAAGAAGACGCATGCCATCCATCACGCGACGAGCGGGAACCTCGAGCATCGGGGCTTCGGGGACATCGCGACGCTCACGGTGGATGAGTACCTCTCGCGCCCCTGGTGGGGCCGGCTCGGGTACCGCCTCTACCGGAACCCGATGGTGCTCTTCGTGGTCGGGCCCGCGTTCCACTTCATCGTGAAGCACCGCATCCCGACGATCGTGCCTCGGGCATGGAAGCGGGAGCGGTTCAGCATCGTGTGGACCGACGTCGTGCTGGCTGGATTCGTCGCCCTGATGGCGCTGACGGTCGGGCTCAAGGCGTTCCTGATGGTGCAACTACCGCTCACGCTGATCACCTGCTCGCTCGGCGTGTGGCTGTTCTACGTGCAGCACCAGTTCGAGCCCACCTACTGGGAGCATGACGAGCACTGGGACTACGACCGGGCGGCGCTCCAGGGCAGCTCGTACTACGAGCTGCCGCCGGTCCTCCGGTGGCTCACCGGCAACATCGGGATCCACCACATCCACCACTTGAACGCTCGCATCCCGAACTACCGGCTGCCGGTGGTGCTGCGCGAGCATCCCGAGCTGGCCGATGTGAACCGGCTCACGCTCTGGCAGAGTATCAAATGTGTACCGCTGGCGCTGTGGGACGAGCAGGAGCGGAAGCTGGTGGGGTTCCGCAGGGCAAGAGCGCTGCGGCGGCAGCACGCCGCCTGA